One part of the Arabidopsis thaliana chromosome 1 sequence genome encodes these proteins:
- a CDS encoding Ribosomal protein L6 family protein (Ribosomal protein L6 family protein; FUNCTIONS IN: structural constituent of ribosome; INVOLVED IN: translation; LOCATED IN: ribosome, cytosolic large ribosomal subunit, intracellular, plasma membrane, membrane; EXPRESSED IN: leaf; CONTAINS InterPro DOMAIN/s: Ribosomal protein L6, N-terminal (InterPro:IPR005568), Ribosomal protein L6E (InterPro:IPR000915); BEST Arabidopsis thaliana protein match is: Ribosomal protein L6 family protein (TAIR:AT1G74060.1); Has 745 Blast hits to 745 proteins in 281 species: Archae - 16; Bacteria - 0; Metazoa - 335; Fungi - 149; Plants - 117; Viruses - 0; Other Eukaryotes - 128 (source: NCBI BLink).), with translation MPAKQRTPKVNRNPDLIRGVGKYSRSQMYHKRGLWAIKAKNGGVFPRHDAKSKVDAPVEKPPKFYPAEDVKKPLPNRRTAKPTKLRASITPGTVLIILAGRFKGKRVVFLKQLASGLLLVTGPFKINGVPLRRVNQAYVIGTSTKVDISGVTLDKFDDKYFGKVAEKKKKKTEGEFFEAEKEEKKEIPQVKKDDQKAVDAALIKAIEAVPELKTYLGARFSLKQGMKPHELVF, from the exons ATGCCGGCGAAACAGAGGACCCCGAAGGTCAACAGAAACCCTGATCTGATCAGGGGTGTTGGTAAATACTCGAGATCCCAGATGTACCATAAGAGAGGTTTGTGGGCTATCAAGGCCAAAAATGGAGGCGTTTTCCCACGTCACGACGCTAAATCTAAGGTTGATGCTCCGGTGGAGAAGCCACCGAAGTTCTATCCAGCTGAAGATGTTAAGAAACCTCTCCCCAACAGGCGCACGGCAAAACCAACCAAGCTCAG AGCTAGCATTACTCCAGGTACAGTGTTGATTATCCTTGCTGGTAGGTTCAAGGGAAAGAGAGTTGTCTTCCTTAAGCAGCTTGCCTCTGGTTTGCTTCTTGTGACTG GACCATTCAAGATCAATGGTGTTCCTTTGAGACGTGTTAACCAGGCCTATGTGATTGGCACTTCCACAAAGGTTGACATTTCTGGAGTCACCCTCGATAAATTCGATGATAAGTACTTTGGCAAGGTTgctgagaagaaaaagaagaagacagaagGAGAGTTCTTTGAGGCTGAGAAAGAG gagaagaaggagatccCACAGGTGAAGAAAGATGACCAGAAAGCTGTGGATGCAGCTTTGATCAAAGCCATTGAAGCAGTTCCAGAGTTGAAGACTTACCTTGGCGCAAGGTTTTCATTGAAACAAGGAATGAAGCCCCATGAGCTTGTTTTCTAG
- the IMS1 gene encoding 2-isopropylmalate synthase 1 codes for MESSILKSPNLSSPSFGVPSIPALSSSSTSPFSSLHLRSQNHRTISLTTAGKFRVSYSLSASSPLPPHAPRRRPNYIPNRISDPNYVRIFDTTLRDGEQSPGATLTSKEKLDIARQLAKLGVDIIEAGFPAASKDDFEAVKTIAETVGNTVDENGYVPVICGLSRCNKKDIETAWEAVKYAKRPRIHTFIATSDIHLKYKLKKSKEEVIEIARNMVRFARSLGCEDVEFSPEDAGRSEREYLYEILGEVIKAGATTLNIPDTVGITLPSEFGQLIADIKANTPGIQNVIISTHCQNDLGLSTANTLSGAHSGARQVEVTINGIGERAGNASLEEVVMAIKCRGDHVLGGLFTGIDTRHIVMTSKMVEEYTGMQTQPHKAIVGANAFAHESGIHQDGMLKHKGTYEIMSPEEIGLERSNDAGIVLGKLSGRHALKDRLNELGYVLDDGQLSNLFWRFKAVAEQKKRVTDADLIALVSDEVFQPEAVWKLLDMQITCGTLGLSTSTVKLADSDGKEHVACSVGTGPVDAAYKAVDLIVKLCIYRNLRLCLSTR; via the exons ATGGAGTCTTCGATTCTCAAAAGCCCTAATCTCTCTTCACCATCGTTCGGTGTACCTTCAATTCCCGCCttatcctcctcctccacctcacCATTTTCATCTCTTCATCTCCGATCACAGAACCACCGTACCATCTCTCTTACCACCGCCGGAAAATTCCGTGTCTCGTATTCTCTCTCCGCTTCTTCACCTCTACCACCTCATGCTCCTCGCCGTCGTCCCAATTACATCCCTAACCGTATATCCGATCCCAATTACGTCAGAATCTTCGATACAACTCTCCGAGACGGTGAACAGTCTCCCGGAGCTACACTAACCTCCAAGGAAAAGCTCGATATCGCTCGTCAATTAGCCAAGCTCGGAGTCGACATCATCGAAGCTGGATTTCCCGCTGCTTCAAAAGACGATTTCGAAGCTGTTAAAACCATAGCTGAGACTGTTGGCAATACCGTCGACGAAAATGGCTATGTCCCTGTAATCTGTGGTCTCTCGAGATGTAACAAGAAGGATATTGAGACGGCTTGGGAAGCTGTGAAGTACGCTAAGCGGCCAAGAATCCATACGTTTATTGCCACTAGTGATATTCATCTGAAGTATAAGTTGaagaagagtaaagaagaagttatTGAGATCGCTAGGAACATGGTTAGATTCGCCAGAAGCTTGGGATGTGAAGATGTTGAATTTAGTCCAGAAGATGCCGGAAG ATCGGAGAGAGAGTACTTATACGAGATTCTTGGTGAAGTGATCAAAGCTGGAGCAACCACTCTTAACATACCTGACACTGTTGGTATAACCTTGCCTAGTGAGTTTGGTCAGTTGATTGCTGATATTAAAGCTAATACTCCTGGGATCCAAAATGTTATAATCTCTACACATTGTCAGAATGATCTTGGACTCTCCACCGCCAACACTTTATCT GGTGCACATTCGGGCGCGAGGCAAGTGGAAGTGACTATCAATGGAATTGGCGAAAGAGCTGGAAACGCTTCATTGGAAGAG GTTGTCATGGCCATAAAATGCCGTGGAGATCATGTCTTAGGAGGCCTATTTACTGGAATCGATACCCGGCACATTGTTATGACAAGCAAGATG GTTGAGGAGTACACTGGTATGCAAACGCAGCCCCATAAGGCTATTGTAGGAGCAAACGCCTTTGCGCATGAAAGTGGTATTCATCAG GATGGAATGCTGAAGCACAAGGGTACCTATGAAATTATGTCCCCCGAAGAGATTGGGCTTGAGCGATCAAATGATGCTGGCATCGTGCTGGGAAAGCTTAG TGGGCGTCACGCACTGAAAGACCGTTTAAATGAG cTCGGTTATGTCCTGGATGATGGGCAGCTAAGCAACCTTTTCTGGCGTTTCAAAGCTGTGGCAGAGCAAAAAAAG AGAGTTACCGATGCTGACTTAATAGCTTTAGTATCTGATGAAGTGTTTCAGCCAGAGGCTGTCTGGAAACTCCTGGACATGCAG ATAACTTGTGGAACTCTCGGTCTCTCAACATCTACTGTAAAACTTGCTGACTCCGATGGCAAAGAGCATGTAGCTTGTTCTGTTGGAACCGGACCTGTAGATGCAGCTTACAAGGCAGTTGATCTTATCGTTAAG CTATGCATATACAGGAACCTGCGACTCTGCTTGAGTACTCGATGA
- the TET17 gene encoding tetraspanin-17 protein (tetraspanin 17 (TET17); FUNCTIONS IN: molecular_function unknown; INVOLVED IN: biological_process unknown; LOCATED IN: endomembrane system, integral to membrane; CONTAINS InterPro DOMAIN/s: Tetraspanin (InterPro:IPR018499); BEST Arabidopsis thaliana protein match is: tetraspanin 16 (TAIR:AT1G18510.1); Has 85 Blast hits to 85 proteins in 15 species: Archae - 0; Bacteria - 0; Metazoa - 0; Fungi - 0; Plants - 85; Viruses - 0; Other Eukaryotes - 0 (source: NCBI BLink).), producing the protein MSEVRTGFLTMTTIILISIGLTMMGTGLYQKTTMSSCIRETSSQFTLLGLLLLLIPQIGLYGICCRSKRLFNFFFYGMVVLIIIVSYYSIKCSIYNTTFGIAKNPAKDNRTVPQLLGRLVSKEKFEKVTYCIIHKHDCNYNASKNSNVWKYCCAQPVGCGTITMFDKPGEWSWKHQYERNQVPEECSYEYCLDCRGCQLSILKAIVHQWKYLSMFAYPALVLSCISLAIAWSLKETIHENEDYRGSYS; encoded by the exons ATGTCAGAAGTGCGAACTGGATTCCTAACCATGACAACAATAATCTTGATAAGTATAGGCCTCACAATGATGGGAACAGGTCTAtaccaaaaaacaacaatgtctTCTTGCATCCGAGAAACCTCAAGCCAGTTCACGTTACTCGGTCTGCTTCTTCTGCTGATTCCTCAGATCGGTCTATACGGAATCTGTTGCCGCTCCAAACGccttttcaatttcttcttctacggCATGGTTGTGCTCATTATCATTGTATCTTATTATTCAATCAAATGTTCCATTTACAACACCACTTTTGGCATAGCTAAGAATCCCGCCAAGGACAACCGTACCGTGCCACAGTTACTTGGTAGGTTGGTCTCTAAGGAGAAGTTCGAGAAAGTAACCTATTGTATCATTCACAAACATGACTGTAATTACAATGCCAGCAAAAACAGCAATGTTTGG AAGTATTGCTGTGCACAACCGGTGGGATGTGGGACCATAACGATGTTCGACAAGCCAGGCGAGTGGAGTTGGAAACATCAGTATGAACGGAACCAAGTTCCAGAAGAGTGTTCTTATGAGTATTGTTTAGATTGCAGAGGCTGCCAACTAAGCATCTTAAAAGCCATTGTTCATCAATGGAAATATCTCTCGATGTTTGCTTACCCTGCTCTAGTCCTTTCCTGCATCAGTCTTGCTATAGCTTGGTCTCTCAAGGAGACTATCCACGAAAACGAAGATTATCGAGGTTCTTATAGTTGA
- a CDS encoding Ribosomal protein L6 family protein (Ribosomal protein L6 family protein; FUNCTIONS IN: structural constituent of ribosome; INVOLVED IN: translation; LOCATED IN: cytosolic ribosome, ribosome, cytosolic large ribosomal subunit, nucleolus, intracellular; CONTAINS InterPro DOMAIN/s: Ribosomal protein L6, N-terminal (InterPro:IPR005568), Ribosomal protein L6E (InterPro:IPR000915); BEST Arabidopsis thaliana protein match is: Ribosomal protein L6 family protein (TAIR:AT1G74050.1); Has 744 Blast hits to 744 proteins in 281 species: Archae - 16; Bacteria - 0; Metazoa - 333; Fungi - 149; Plants - 117; Viruses - 0; Other Eukaryotes - 129 (source: NCBI BLink).), translating into MPAKQRTAKVNRNPDLIRGVGKYSRSQMYHKRGLWAIKAKNGGVFPRHDAKSKVDAPVEKPPKFYPAEDVKKPLPNRRTAKPAKLRASITPGTVLIILAGRFKGKRVVFLKQLASGLLLVTGPFKINGVPLRRVNQAYVIGTSTKVDISGVTLDKFDDKYFGKVAEKKKKKTEGEFFEAEKEEKKEIPQGKKDDQKAVDAALIKAIEAVPELKTYLGARFSLKQGMKPHELVF; encoded by the exons ATGCCGGCGAAACAGAGGACAGCTAAGGTCAACAGGAATCCTGATCTGATCAGGGGAGTTGGTAAATACTCAAGGTCTCAGATGTACCATAAGAGAGGTTTGTGGGCAATCAAGGCCAAAAATGGAGGCGTTTTCCCCCGCCACGACGCTAAATCTAAGGTTGATGCTCCGGTGGAGAAGCCACCGAAGTTCTATCCAGCTGAAGACGTGAAGAAACCTCTCCCCAACAGGCGCACGGCAAAACCAGCCAAGCTCAG AGCTAGCATCACTCCAGGGACAGTGCTTATCATCCTTGCTGGTAGATTTAAGGGCAAGAGAGTTGTCTTCCTTAAGCAGCTTGCCTCCGGTTTGCTTCTTGTGACTG GACCATTCAAGATCAATGGTGTTCCTCTGAGACGTGTTAACCAGGCCTATGTCATTGGTACTTCCACAAAGGTTGACATTTCTGGAGTTACCCTCGACAAATTCGATGATAAGTACTTCGGCAAGGTTgctgagaagaaaaagaagaagactgaagGAGAGTTCTTCGAGGCTGAGAAAGAG gagaagaaagagattccACAGGGAAAGAAAGATGACCAGAAAGCCGTGGACGCAGCTTTGATCAAAGCTATTGAAGCAGTTCCAGAGTTGAAGACTTACCTCGGAGCAAGGTTTTCATTGAAACAAGGAATGAAGCCCCATGAGCTTGTTTTCTAG
- the IMS1 gene encoding 2-isopropylmalate synthase 1, translating to MESSILKSPNLSSPSFGVPSIPALSSSSTSPFSSLHLRSQNHRTISLTTAGKFRVSYSLSASSPLPPHAPRRRPNYIPNRISDPNYVRIFDTTLRDGEQSPGATLTSKEKLDIARQLAKLGVDIIEAGFPAASKDDFEAVKTIAETVGNTVDENGYVPVICGLSRCNKKDIETAWEAVKYAKRPRIHTFIATSDIHLKYKLKKSKEEVIEIARNMVRFARSLGCEDVEFSPEDAGRSEREYLYEILGEVIKAGATTLNIPDTVGITLPSEFGQLIADIKANTPGIQNVIISTHCQNDLGLSTANTLSGAHSGARQVEVTINGIGERAGNASLEEVVMAIKCRGDHVLGGLFTGIDTRHIVMTSKMVEEYTGMQTQPHKAIVGANAFAHESGIHQDGMLKHKGTYEIMSPEEIGLERSNDAGIVLGKLSGRHALKDRLNELGYVLDDGQLSNLFWRFKAVAEQKKVVRTSKGTGLGAVPKFSSI from the exons ATGGAGTCTTCGATTCTCAAAAGCCCTAATCTCTCTTCACCATCGTTCGGTGTACCTTCAATTCCCGCCttatcctcctcctccacctcacCATTTTCATCTCTTCATCTCCGATCACAGAACCACCGTACCATCTCTCTTACCACCGCCGGAAAATTCCGTGTCTCGTATTCTCTCTCCGCTTCTTCACCTCTACCACCTCATGCTCCTCGCCGTCGTCCCAATTACATCCCTAACCGTATATCCGATCCCAATTACGTCAGAATCTTCGATACAACTCTCCGAGACGGTGAACAGTCTCCCGGAGCTACACTAACCTCCAAGGAAAAGCTCGATATCGCTCGTCAATTAGCCAAGCTCGGAGTCGACATCATCGAAGCTGGATTTCCCGCTGCTTCAAAAGACGATTTCGAAGCTGTTAAAACCATAGCTGAGACTGTTGGCAATACCGTCGACGAAAATGGCTATGTCCCTGTAATCTGTGGTCTCTCGAGATGTAACAAGAAGGATATTGAGACGGCTTGGGAAGCTGTGAAGTACGCTAAGCGGCCAAGAATCCATACGTTTATTGCCACTAGTGATATTCATCTGAAGTATAAGTTGaagaagagtaaagaagaagttatTGAGATCGCTAGGAACATGGTTAGATTCGCCAGAAGCTTGGGATGTGAAGATGTTGAATTTAGTCCAGAAGATGCCGGAAG ATCGGAGAGAGAGTACTTATACGAGATTCTTGGTGAAGTGATCAAAGCTGGAGCAACCACTCTTAACATACCTGACACTGTTGGTATAACCTTGCCTAGTGAGTTTGGTCAGTTGATTGCTGATATTAAAGCTAATACTCCTGGGATCCAAAATGTTATAATCTCTACACATTGTCAGAATGATCTTGGACTCTCCACCGCCAACACTTTATCT GGTGCACATTCGGGCGCGAGGCAAGTGGAAGTGACTATCAATGGAATTGGCGAAAGAGCTGGAAACGCTTCATTGGAAGAG GTTGTCATGGCCATAAAATGCCGTGGAGATCATGTCTTAGGAGGCCTATTTACTGGAATCGATACCCGGCACATTGTTATGACAAGCAAGATG GTTGAGGAGTACACTGGTATGCAAACGCAGCCCCATAAGGCTATTGTAGGAGCAAACGCCTTTGCGCATGAAAGTGGTATTCATCAG GATGGAATGCTGAAGCACAAGGGTACCTATGAAATTATGTCCCCCGAAGAGATTGGGCTTGAGCGATCAAATGATGCTGGCATCGTGCTGGGAAAGCTTAG TGGGCGTCACGCACTGAAAGACCGTTTAAATGAG cTCGGTTATGTCCTGGATGATGGGCAGCTAAGCAACCTTTTCTGGCGTTTCAAAGCTGTGGCAGAGCAAAAAAAGGTAGTAAGAACCTCAAAGGGCACTGGTTTGGGTGCTGTTCCCAAATTTTCAAGCATTTAG
- a CDS encoding uncharacterized protein (unknown protein; FUNCTIONS IN: molecular_function unknown; INVOLVED IN: biological_process unknown; LOCATED IN: chloroplast; EXPRESSED IN: 15 plant structures; EXPRESSED DURING: 6 growth stages; Has 24 Blast hits to 24 proteins in 9 species: Archae - 0; Bacteria - 0; Metazoa - 0; Fungi - 0; Plants - 24; Viruses - 0; Other Eukaryotes - 0 (source: NCBI BLink).) has product MAMASSSSSSSLFPIQQQPQQQLGGNEITPMATNANLIAAPNAPNHYSSSSIGPFFAVISVLIILAVLSCFLGRFCARSRQRTGLVAEVNPLEMIKSGGLLGWLRRKWRRCLAGDVEAGAKVADCASKETPKDNDQIRLEAPPA; this is encoded by the coding sequence ATGGCTATGGCTAGTAGTAGTAGCAGCTCGTCATTGTTTCCTATCCAACAACAACCTCAACAACAATTAGGAGGCAATGAGATCACACCTATGGCTACCAATGCCAATCTAATCGCAGCACCAAACGCTCCAAACCATTACTCTTCCAGCTCCATTGGACCCTTCTTCGCTGTCATATCtgttctcatcattcttgctGTTCTCTCCTGCTTCTTGGGTCGATTCTGCGCACGGAGCCGCCAGAGAACTGGTCTAGTGGCTGAAGTCAATCCGTTGGAGATGATAAAGAGTGGTGGGCTTTTAGGTTGGCTGAGACGAAAATGGAGACGGTGTTTGGCCGGAGATGTTGAGGCCGGAGCTAAAGTTGCTGATTGTGCTAGCAAAGAAACACCTAAAGATAATGATCAAATTCGTCTAGAAGCACCTCCAGCTTGA
- the IMS1 gene encoding 2-isopropylmalate synthase 1 (2-isopropylmalate synthase 1 (IMS1); FUNCTIONS IN: 2-isopropylmalate synthase activity; INVOLVED IN: leucine biosynthetic process; LOCATED IN: chloroplast, chloroplast envelope; EXPRESSED IN: 23 plant structures; EXPRESSED DURING: 13 growth stages; CONTAINS InterPro DOMAIN/s: Aldolase-type TIM barrel (InterPro:IPR013785), Alpha-isopropylmalate/homocitrate synthase, conserved site (InterPro:IPR002034), 2-isopropylmalate synthase LeuA, allosteric (dimerisation) domain (InterPro:IPR013709), Pyruvate carboxyltransferase (InterPro:IPR000891), Bacterial 2-isopropylmalate synthase (InterPro:IPR005671); BEST Arabidopsis thaliana protein match is: methylthioalkylmalate synthase-like 4 (TAIR:AT1G18500.1); Has 16891 Blast hits to 16883 proteins in 2449 species: Archae - 499; Bacteria - 8886; Metazoa - 193; Fungi - 474; Plants - 279; Viruses - 0; Other Eukaryotes - 6560 (source: NCBI BLink).), translating to MESSILKSPNLSSPSFGVPSIPALSSSSTSPFSSLHLRSQNHRTISLTTAGKFRVSYSLSASSPLPPHAPRRRPNYIPNRISDPNYVRIFDTTLRDGEQSPGATLTSKEKLDIARQLAKLGVDIIEAGFPAASKDDFEAVKTIAETVGNTVDENGYVPVICGLSRCNKKDIETAWEAVKYAKRPRIHTFIATSDIHLKYKLKKSKEEVIEIARNMVRFARSLGCEDVEFSPEDAGRSEREYLYEILGEVIKAGATTLNIPDTVGITLPSEFGQLIADIKANTPGIQNVIISTHCQNDLGLSTANTLSGAHSGARQVEVTINGIGERAGNASLEEVVMAIKCRGDHVLGGLFTGIDTRHIVMTSKMVEEYTGMQTQPHKAIVGANAFAHESGIHQDGMLKHKGTYEIMSPEEIGLERSNDAGIVLGKLSGRHALKDRLNELGYVLDDGQLSNLFWRFKAVAEQKKRVTDADLIALVSDEVFQPEAVWKLLDMQITCGTLGLSTSTVKLADSDGKEHVACSVGTGPVDAAYKAVDLIVKEPATLLEYSMNAVTEGIDAIATTRVLIRGDNNYSSTNAVTGESVERTFSGTGAGMDIVVSSVKAYVGALNKMLGFKEHTSTLSKTPLETNEVPA from the exons ATGGAGTCTTCGATTCTCAAAAGCCCTAATCTCTCTTCACCATCGTTCGGTGTACCTTCAATTCCCGCCttatcctcctcctccacctcacCATTTTCATCTCTTCATCTCCGATCACAGAACCACCGTACCATCTCTCTTACCACCGCCGGAAAATTCCGTGTCTCGTATTCTCTCTCCGCTTCTTCACCTCTACCACCTCATGCTCCTCGCCGTCGTCCCAATTACATCCCTAACCGTATATCCGATCCCAATTACGTCAGAATCTTCGATACAACTCTCCGAGACGGTGAACAGTCTCCCGGAGCTACACTAACCTCCAAGGAAAAGCTCGATATCGCTCGTCAATTAGCCAAGCTCGGAGTCGACATCATCGAAGCTGGATTTCCCGCTGCTTCAAAAGACGATTTCGAAGCTGTTAAAACCATAGCTGAGACTGTTGGCAATACCGTCGACGAAAATGGCTATGTCCCTGTAATCTGTGGTCTCTCGAGATGTAACAAGAAGGATATTGAGACGGCTTGGGAAGCTGTGAAGTACGCTAAGCGGCCAAGAATCCATACGTTTATTGCCACTAGTGATATTCATCTGAAGTATAAGTTGaagaagagtaaagaagaagttatTGAGATCGCTAGGAACATGGTTAGATTCGCCAGAAGCTTGGGATGTGAAGATGTTGAATTTAGTCCAGAAGATGCCGGAAG ATCGGAGAGAGAGTACTTATACGAGATTCTTGGTGAAGTGATCAAAGCTGGAGCAACCACTCTTAACATACCTGACACTGTTGGTATAACCTTGCCTAGTGAGTTTGGTCAGTTGATTGCTGATATTAAAGCTAATACTCCTGGGATCCAAAATGTTATAATCTCTACACATTGTCAGAATGATCTTGGACTCTCCACCGCCAACACTTTATCT GGTGCACATTCGGGCGCGAGGCAAGTGGAAGTGACTATCAATGGAATTGGCGAAAGAGCTGGAAACGCTTCATTGGAAGAG GTTGTCATGGCCATAAAATGCCGTGGAGATCATGTCTTAGGAGGCCTATTTACTGGAATCGATACCCGGCACATTGTTATGACAAGCAAGATG GTTGAGGAGTACACTGGTATGCAAACGCAGCCCCATAAGGCTATTGTAGGAGCAAACGCCTTTGCGCATGAAAGTGGTATTCATCAG GATGGAATGCTGAAGCACAAGGGTACCTATGAAATTATGTCCCCCGAAGAGATTGGGCTTGAGCGATCAAATGATGCTGGCATCGTGCTGGGAAAGCTTAG TGGGCGTCACGCACTGAAAGACCGTTTAAATGAG cTCGGTTATGTCCTGGATGATGGGCAGCTAAGCAACCTTTTCTGGCGTTTCAAAGCTGTGGCAGAGCAAAAAAAG AGAGTTACCGATGCTGACTTAATAGCTTTAGTATCTGATGAAGTGTTTCAGCCAGAGGCTGTCTGGAAACTCCTGGACATGCAG ATAACTTGTGGAACTCTCGGTCTCTCAACATCTACTGTAAAACTTGCTGACTCCGATGGCAAAGAGCATGTAGCTTGTTCTGTTGGAACCGGACCTGTAGATGCAGCTTACAAGGCAGTTGATCTTATCGTTAAG GAACCTGCGACTCTGCTTGAGTACTCGATGAATGCAGTAACAGAAGGCATTGATGCTATTGCAACCACACGGGTTCTAATCCGCGGAGACAACAACTACTCATCAACAAACGCGGTAACGGGTGAATCTGTTGAAAGAACTTTTAG TGGAACCGGAGCAGGAATGGACATTGTTGTGTCGAGCGTTAAAGCTTATGTTGGAGCTTTGAACAAAATGTTGGGTTTCAAAGAACACACCTCCACTTTAAGTAAAACCCCTTTGGAGACCAACGAAGTCCCTGCCTGA